One segment of Agromyces albus DNA contains the following:
- a CDS encoding SRPBCC domain-containing protein, translating into MTIEHRLAHAGFTLTRDYRVPVEKVWQAFADEEQKRSWFGDGETFESREWAFDFRVGGRDVDEAKFHGGPLSRYEAVYTDIVEHVRIVTTYDMWLDGIHMSTSVASFEFEQIPEGTRLTHAEHGVFFDKFWTDGPNREEGMRGLLEALGSRLG; encoded by the coding sequence ATGACGATCGAGCACCGACTCGCGCACGCCGGGTTCACCCTCACACGCGACTATCGCGTACCTGTCGAGAAGGTCTGGCAGGCGTTCGCCGACGAGGAGCAGAAGCGCAGCTGGTTCGGCGACGGTGAGACCTTCGAGTCCCGCGAGTGGGCGTTCGACTTCCGCGTCGGCGGACGCGACGTCGACGAGGCGAAGTTCCACGGTGGACCGCTGTCACGGTACGAGGCCGTCTACACCGACATCGTCGAGCACGTCCGCATCGTCACGACCTACGACATGTGGCTGGACGGCATCCATATGTCGACATCGGTGGCATCCTTCGAGTTCGAGCAGATCCCCGAGGGCACCCGGCTCACGCATGCCGAACATGGTGTCTTCTTCGACAAGTTCTGGACGGACGGCCCCAACCGCGAAGAAGGCATGCGAGGCCTCCTCGAAGCCCTCGGCAGCCGCCTCGGCTAG
- a CDS encoding dihydrofolate reductase family protein, with translation MTRVRIDLFSSLDGYTAAPDPSADNPMGEDWGPLTAAYAATRTFRQKVFGHTSGAGTTGVDDSYAAAFFTGVGAEIMGAAMFGLHTYPDDPDWKGWWGDKPPFGCPVYVLTHSAPLPSIAMDGGTTFHFRSGAIEDVLAEATTAAGGLDVRVGGGVRTARNFLRADVVDDLHVAIAPIVLARGNRVWDDLRGLEHTHHVTTEVAESGTIHVNFTR, from the coding sequence ATGACCAGAGTTCGCATCGACCTGTTCTCATCGCTCGATGGATACACCGCCGCCCCCGATCCCTCGGCCGACAATCCGATGGGGGAGGATTGGGGACCGCTCACCGCGGCATACGCGGCTACGCGCACATTCCGACAGAAGGTATTCGGCCACACGAGCGGCGCGGGAACGACCGGCGTCGATGATTCGTACGCAGCGGCGTTCTTCACAGGCGTGGGCGCCGAGATCATGGGCGCAGCCATGTTCGGTCTGCACACGTATCCCGACGACCCCGACTGGAAGGGGTGGTGGGGTGACAAGCCGCCGTTCGGCTGCCCGGTCTACGTGCTCACTCACTCCGCACCCCTCCCGTCGATCGCGATGGACGGCGGCACGACCTTCCATTTCCGCAGCGGCGCGATCGAGGATGTACTCGCGGAGGCCACCACCGCTGCCGGCGGACTCGACGTCCGGGTCGGGGGCGGGGTGCGCACTGCGCGCAATTTCCTGCGTGCCGACGTCGTCGACGACCTGCACGTCGCGATCGCACCGATCGTGCTCGCCCGGGGCAACCGCGTGTGGGACGACCTTCGAGGCCTTGAGCACACGCACCATGTGACGACGGAGGTCGCCGAGAGCGGCACGATCCACGTCAACTTCACTCGATAG
- a CDS encoding glycoside hydrolase family 127 protein has translation MNMTFTARATSAARTAAAPIAPVAPSHAVLRPLGLDEVTIRGGFWGERQRVNGTATLAHIAGWLEREGWIANFDLAASGALPEGRRGREFSDSEVYKYLEAVAWEIGRLSAADDAAGAGAAGSADAIAGLDARFRAVVARVAAAQEPDGYLNTRFGRPGQEPRWENLESGHELYNLGHLFQAAVARVRTRPDADDGLIDIARRAADLVCEVFGDDGIQSMCGHAEIELGLVELSRVTGDERYLRQAQLFIERHGTGVLPDIEFGRSYYQDDIPVREADVLRGHAVRANYLAAGAVDLAVETRDTELLGALERQWTNTVARRTYVTGGQGSHHQDEAFGDDFELPSDRAYSETCAGVASIMFSWRMLLAEGESRYADLIERTLFNVVATSPSAEGTSFYYANTLHQRRPAEHASADEVSPRASSSLRAPWFEVSCCPPNVARTFASLAAYLATADAGGVQLHQYAPASIRTTLDGGGEIALEVETAYPAEGSVRVRVLTDAAVPWTLSLRVPAWAAGAQVAVRDAAGAVVPEASAALEPGYARVTRAFAAGERVELDLPIAPRFTSPDPRIDAVRGCLVVERGPEVFALESVDLAEAGITATNVADILLDAAVPPREADGRVLVAVRERHPGIGSWPYGDEVDAAQAEASVHEVALVPYHEWAQRGPSTMRVWLPA, from the coding sequence ATGAACATGACCTTCACCGCTCGCGCCACGTCCGCCGCTCGGACCGCGGCAGCGCCCATCGCACCCGTTGCTCCATCGCACGCCGTCCTCCGTCCGCTCGGCCTCGACGAGGTCACGATTCGCGGCGGGTTCTGGGGCGAACGGCAGCGCGTCAACGGCACGGCGACCCTCGCGCACATCGCCGGCTGGCTCGAGCGCGAAGGGTGGATCGCGAACTTCGACCTCGCGGCATCCGGAGCGCTTCCCGAGGGCCGGCGCGGCCGGGAGTTCTCGGACTCCGAGGTCTACAAGTACCTCGAGGCGGTGGCGTGGGAGATCGGGCGTCTCAGTGCGGCGGATGACGCAGCCGGCGCAGGCGCGGCGGGCTCCGCCGACGCGATCGCCGGCCTCGATGCGCGATTCCGCGCCGTCGTCGCGCGAGTCGCGGCCGCCCAGGAGCCCGACGGCTACCTGAACACGCGATTCGGCCGGCCCGGGCAGGAGCCGCGGTGGGAGAACCTCGAGTCGGGCCACGAGCTCTACAACCTCGGCCACTTGTTCCAGGCGGCGGTCGCCCGGGTGCGCACACGTCCCGACGCCGACGACGGGCTCATCGACATCGCCCGACGCGCGGCGGATCTCGTGTGCGAGGTGTTCGGCGACGACGGCATCCAGTCGATGTGCGGCCACGCCGAGATCGAGCTGGGGCTCGTCGAGCTCTCGCGCGTGACCGGCGACGAGCGCTATCTGCGCCAGGCGCAGCTGTTCATCGAGCGTCACGGCACGGGCGTGCTGCCCGACATCGAGTTCGGCCGCTCGTACTACCAGGACGACATTCCCGTCCGGGAGGCCGACGTGCTGCGCGGTCACGCGGTGCGCGCCAACTACCTCGCCGCGGGCGCCGTCGACCTCGCGGTGGAGACCCGCGACACCGAGCTGCTCGGAGCGCTCGAACGCCAGTGGACCAACACGGTCGCGCGCCGCACCTACGTGACGGGCGGGCAGGGCTCGCACCATCAGGACGAGGCGTTCGGCGACGACTTCGAACTGCCCTCCGATCGCGCCTACTCCGAGACGTGCGCGGGCGTCGCGTCGATCATGTTCAGCTGGCGGATGCTGCTCGCCGAGGGCGAGTCCCGCTACGCCGACCTCATCGAGCGCACACTCTTCAACGTCGTGGCGACCTCGCCGTCGGCCGAGGGCACGTCGTTCTACTACGCGAACACGCTCCACCAGCGCCGGCCGGCCGAGCACGCCTCGGCCGACGAGGTGTCGCCGCGCGCGTCGTCGTCGCTGCGGGCGCCGTGGTTCGAGGTGTCGTGCTGCCCGCCCAACGTGGCCCGCACCTTCGCGAGCCTCGCGGCCTACCTCGCGACCGCCGACGCCGGGGGTGTGCAGCTGCACCAGTACGCGCCCGCGTCGATCCGCACGACGCTCGACGGGGGCGGCGAGATCGCGCTCGAGGTCGAGACGGCGTACCCGGCCGAGGGCTCGGTGCGAGTGCGCGTGCTGACGGATGCCGCCGTGCCGTGGACGCTCTCACTGCGCGTTCCCGCGTGGGCGGCGGGAGCGCAGGTCGCTGTGCGCGACGCGGCCGGGGCAGTGGTTCCGGAGGCGTCGGCCGCGCTCGAGCCCGGCTACGCCCGGGTGACCCGTGCGTTCGCAGCCGGCGAGCGCGTCGAGCTCGACTTGCCGATCGCGCCGCGGTTCACCTCGCCCGACCCCCGTATCGATGCGGTGCGCGGATGCCTCGTGGTCGAGCGCGGCCCCGAGGTCTTCGCGCTCGAGTCGGTCGACCTGGCCGAGGCGGGCATCACGGCGACGAATGTCGCGGACATCCTCCTCGACGCCGCCGTGCCGCCGCGCGAGGCCGACGGGCGCGTGCTCGTCGCCGTGCGGGAGCGGCATCCGGGGATCGGGTCGTGGCCGTACGGCGACGAGGTCGACGCGGCGCAGGCCGAGGCATCCGTGCACGAAGTCGCCCTCGTGCCGTATCACGAGTGGGCCCAGCGCGGGCCGTCGACGATGCGGGTGTGGCTGCCGGCGTGA
- a CDS encoding carbohydrate ABC transporter permease has product MTATLNTAASPAAPPDGPRSRRLGRGGRRGRRTHGALAGWLYASPTTLFVLLLFVLPLLLVLQMSGSDWPLLSGNQGVNFPENYGDAISNRFFMDSVVFTVKYTVLTTIILLALSLGLALLVQESSRWKGLLRTSFLIPSALGLASASLLFYVIYSPIAGPFADLMKSWGFTFLGTPDGALWSTIFLIVWRYAGFYMLLMLVGLQGIPEDVYEAARIDGASRWQTFRDVTLPLLKPTLALTTVLCVTGSLLAFEQFYILTKGGPDNSTITVVQLIYSVAFQGPNDLGVAGALSVIVLLALVVINIAQIRAFGRKVED; this is encoded by the coding sequence ATGACTGCCACGCTCAACACCGCGGCATCCCCCGCGGCACCGCCCGACGGGCCGCGATCGCGACGCCTGGGCCGCGGCGGCCGCCGCGGGCGCCGCACCCACGGCGCGCTCGCCGGCTGGCTCTACGCGTCCCCGACCACGCTCTTCGTGCTGTTGCTCTTCGTGCTGCCCCTCCTGCTCGTGCTGCAGATGTCTGGTTCCGACTGGCCCCTGCTGAGCGGCAACCAGGGCGTGAACTTCCCCGAGAACTACGGCGACGCGATCTCGAATCGGTTCTTCATGGACTCCGTCGTGTTCACGGTGAAGTACACGGTGCTCACGACGATCATCCTGCTCGCGCTGAGCCTCGGCCTCGCCCTGCTCGTGCAGGAGTCGAGCCGCTGGAAGGGGCTGCTGCGCACCTCGTTCCTCATCCCGAGCGCTCTCGGCCTGGCATCCGCTTCGCTCCTCTTCTACGTGATCTACTCCCCGATCGCGGGCCCGTTCGCCGACCTCATGAAGTCGTGGGGGTTCACGTTCCTCGGCACGCCCGACGGGGCGCTGTGGTCGACGATCTTCCTCATCGTGTGGCGCTACGCGGGCTTCTACATGCTGCTCATGCTCGTGGGCCTGCAGGGCATTCCCGAAGACGTCTACGAAGCGGCCCGGATCGACGGCGCCTCCCGCTGGCAGACCTTCCGCGACGTGACCCTGCCGCTGCTCAAGCCGACGCTCGCGCTCACGACCGTGCTGTGCGTCACCGGGTCGCTGCTCGCGTTCGAGCAGTTCTACATCCTCACGAAGGGCGGCCCCGACAATTCGACGATCACGGTCGTGCAGCTCATCTACAGCGTGGCGTTCCAGGGCCCGAACGACCTCGGCGTCGCCGGGGCGCTCTCGGTGATCGTGCTGCTCGCCCTCGTCGTGATCAACATCGCGCAGATCCGCGCATTCGGCCGCAAGGTGGAGGACTGA
- a CDS encoding ABC transporter substrate-binding protein encodes MSSTTRRLRGIAGALIAGAMLVGASACASAEPTGTALADAGPEGVDDGSTLTLWTRAPLEKQAKLLVEAYNDSHENQVELTVVPNDDYVAKVGAAAGSGGLPDLFAADIVYVPNWVEQGLFQDISAQIDGLDFKDEINAGHLSAGTLDGKEHVLPFVLDLSMMFWNKELFAEAGLDPEVAPANLQEFADAAKAIQALNKPDTYGTATGLNCGGCLVFTWFPSMWADGEEVLSDDGAESLLASDPAKEMYSVWKDLWDSGAVLPSSQDEAGPTWTAGFTEGKVGLMFYPATLLSSTPFDAGVAGIPGPEGGASTFVGGDGLGISKDSKKAAQAWNFLNWMMSEDAQVGVLAKNNDVVSRADLANNEFSEKDPRLVTISEVAGAGDTPVAINFQQAFNAPNSPWLTLVRNAVLGDGASVDADNDEITAVLSQ; translated from the coding sequence ATGAGCAGCACCACACGTCGCCTGCGCGGCATCGCCGGCGCCCTCATCGCGGGCGCGATGCTGGTCGGCGCGTCCGCGTGTGCGAGCGCGGAGCCGACGGGCACCGCCCTTGCCGACGCCGGACCCGAGGGCGTCGACGACGGCAGCACCCTCACGCTCTGGACCCGCGCCCCGCTCGAGAAGCAGGCGAAGCTCCTCGTCGAGGCGTACAACGACAGCCACGAGAACCAGGTGGAGCTCACCGTCGTGCCGAACGACGACTACGTCGCGAAGGTCGGCGCAGCAGCTGGCTCAGGGGGCCTCCCCGATCTCTTCGCCGCTGACATCGTCTACGTGCCGAACTGGGTCGAGCAGGGCCTCTTCCAGGACATCTCGGCGCAGATCGACGGCCTCGACTTCAAGGACGAGATCAACGCGGGCCACCTGTCGGCCGGAACCCTCGACGGCAAGGAGCACGTGCTCCCGTTCGTACTCGACCTCTCGATGATGTTCTGGAACAAGGAGCTCTTCGCCGAGGCGGGCCTCGACCCCGAGGTAGCGCCGGCCAACCTGCAGGAGTTCGCGGATGCCGCGAAGGCGATCCAGGCCCTGAACAAGCCCGACACCTACGGCACGGCAACGGGCCTGAACTGCGGCGGATGCCTCGTCTTCACGTGGTTCCCGAGCATGTGGGCCGACGGCGAAGAGGTGCTCTCCGACGACGGCGCCGAGTCGCTGCTCGCGAGCGACCCCGCCAAGGAGATGTACTCCGTCTGGAAGGACCTCTGGGACTCCGGCGCGGTGCTGCCCTCCTCGCAAGACGAAGCGGGCCCCACGTGGACCGCCGGCTTCACCGAGGGCAAGGTCGGACTCATGTTCTACCCGGCGACGCTGCTCTCGTCGACGCCGTTCGACGCCGGAGTGGCCGGCATCCCTGGGCCTGAGGGCGGCGCATCGACGTTCGTCGGTGGCGATGGCCTCGGCATCTCGAAGGACTCCAAGAAGGCCGCGCAGGCGTGGAACTTCCTGAACTGGATGATGTCGGAAGACGCGCAGGTGGGCGTGCTCGCGAAGAACAACGACGTGGTCTCCCGCGCCGACCTCGCGAACAACGAGTTCTCCGAGAAGGACCCGCGCCTCGTCACGATCAGCGAGGTCGCCGGAGCCGGCGACACCCCCGTGGCGATCAACTTCCAGCAGGCGTTCAACGCGCCGAACAGCCCGTGGCTCACGCTCGTGCGCAACGCGGTGCTCGGTGACGGGGCATCCGTCGACGCCGACAACGACGAGATCACCGCGGTGCTCTCGCAGTAG
- a CDS encoding dienelactone hydrolase family protein: MARNDSTGAKARIPVRIPHRDIELDGDLTVPAHPRGLVVFAHGSGSGRHSPRNQHVAADLASAGFATLLMDLLTQAEEDVDVDTREHRFDIPLLAARVVSAIDWAEGVPEVAELPVIAFGASTGAAAALVAAAKRPDRVAGVVSRGGRPDLAGDALADVRAPVLLIVGGNDLVVIQLNEDAARELTAPVDIRIVPGATHLFEEPGTLDRVTDLVLEALDRWLPTPTGRHR, from the coding sequence ATGGCCCGTAACGATTCGACCGGGGCAAAAGCCCGAATCCCGGTTCGGATCCCTCACCGCGACATCGAACTCGATGGCGACCTCACCGTGCCCGCACATCCGCGCGGTCTTGTGGTCTTCGCGCACGGAAGCGGCAGCGGGCGGCACAGCCCGCGGAACCAGCACGTCGCGGCCGACCTCGCGTCGGCTGGATTCGCCACGCTGCTCATGGACCTGCTGACCCAAGCCGAGGAAGACGTCGATGTCGACACGAGGGAGCATCGATTCGACATCCCCCTGCTCGCCGCCCGAGTGGTCTCGGCGATCGACTGGGCCGAGGGCGTTCCCGAGGTCGCGGAGCTGCCGGTCATCGCATTCGGCGCGAGCACCGGCGCCGCCGCCGCGCTCGTCGCCGCGGCCAAGCGACCGGACCGCGTGGCCGGCGTCGTCTCGAGGGGCGGCAGGCCCGACCTCGCGGGCGACGCGCTCGCCGACGTGCGTGCCCCCGTGCTGCTCATCGTCGGCGGGAACGACCTCGTCGTGATCCAGCTGAACGAGGATGCCGCGCGCGAACTGACCGCACCGGTCGACATCCGGATCGTCCCGGGCGCAACGCACCTCTTCGAGGAGCCCGGCACGCTCGACCGGGTGACCGACCTCGTACTCGAGGCGCTCGATCGTTGGTTGCCGACACCGACCGGCCGGCATCGGTGA
- a CDS encoding LacI family DNA-binding transcriptional regulator, which produces MVRTESSSSGRTSTLSDVAQLAGVSIATASKAINGRDEVAPATRRRVLEAAEQLSFTPNQLARSLLAGRTGTVGLLTSDLEGRFVIPILMGAEDAFGAGQVNVFLCDARGDAIREQHHLKALLNRRVDGIIVVGRQTDPRPSVGTLPVPVVYAYAPSDDPNDLSITPDNRAGGRLAVEHLISCGRSRIAHISGDPAYAAARDRLLGVRDGLQAAGLELVGDAMFSVWSEHWGRDAAAMLLAQHPEVDGIVCGSDQIARGVLDTLRDLGRRVPEDVAVIGYDNWEILATNSRPELTSIDANLQQLGRVAAKRVFTALDDEQRSGTEYLPVRLVIRGSTIARR; this is translated from the coding sequence ATGGTGCGCACTGAGAGTTCCAGTTCCGGCCGCACGTCGACGCTCAGCGATGTCGCCCAGCTGGCGGGCGTCTCGATCGCAACGGCGTCGAAGGCGATCAACGGCCGCGACGAGGTCGCCCCCGCGACGCGCCGGCGCGTGCTCGAGGCGGCCGAGCAGCTGTCGTTCACCCCCAACCAGCTCGCTCGCAGCCTTCTCGCCGGGCGCACCGGCACCGTGGGCCTGCTCACGAGCGACCTCGAGGGCCGGTTCGTCATCCCGATCCTGATGGGCGCCGAAGACGCGTTCGGGGCCGGGCAGGTGAACGTGTTCCTATGCGATGCGCGAGGCGACGCGATCCGCGAGCAGCACCACTTGAAGGCGCTGCTCAACCGCCGCGTCGACGGCATCATCGTCGTGGGCCGTCAGACCGACCCGCGCCCGTCAGTCGGAACGCTGCCTGTGCCGGTCGTCTACGCATACGCACCATCCGACGACCCGAACGACCTCTCGATCACTCCAGACAACCGCGCCGGCGGACGGCTCGCGGTCGAGCACCTCATCTCGTGCGGGCGGAGCCGCATCGCCCACATCAGCGGCGACCCCGCCTACGCGGCCGCCCGCGACCGCCTGCTCGGCGTGCGCGATGGGCTGCAGGCCGCCGGCCTCGAGCTCGTGGGCGATGCGATGTTCTCGGTGTGGTCGGAGCACTGGGGGCGGGATGCCGCGGCGATGCTGCTCGCGCAGCATCCCGAGGTCGACGGCATCGTGTGCGGCTCCGACCAGATCGCCCGGGGAGTGCTCGACACGCTGCGCGATCTCGGACGGCGGGTGCCTGAAGACGTCGCCGTCATCGGCTACGACAATTGGGAGATCCTCGCGACCAACTCCCGTCCCGAGCTGACGAGCATCGACGCCAACCTCCAGCAGCTCGGCCGCGTCGCCGCCAAGCGCGTCTTCACCGCGCTCGACGACGAGCAGCGCTCGGGCACCGAGTACCTGCCCGTGCGGCTCGTCATCCGCGGGTCGACCATCGCGCGTCGCTGA
- a CDS encoding ArsR/SmtB family transcription factor, with amino-acid sequence MPNYSAELDAVLRALADPTRRMVVERLAKSPAVVSDLLAPFSMTLPSLLQHLRVLEDARVVTSNKQGRVRTVSLRPGALDVLHLWLGEQRTSAERQADRLGIHLTRATTKET; translated from the coding sequence ATGCCTAACTATTCCGCAGAGCTTGACGCGGTGCTTCGCGCTCTCGCGGATCCCACTCGGCGGATGGTCGTTGAGCGGCTCGCGAAGTCCCCGGCGGTGGTGTCTGATCTCTTGGCCCCGTTCTCGATGACGTTGCCGTCCCTGCTTCAGCACTTGCGGGTCCTCGAGGACGCGAGAGTGGTCACCTCGAACAAGCAGGGACGCGTCCGCACCGTGAGCCTGCGACCGGGCGCGCTTGACGTCCTCCATCTCTGGCTCGGCGAGCAACGAACATCCGCCGAACGCCAGGCAGACCGCCTCGGCATCCACCTGACCCGCGCAACCACCAAGGAGACCTAG
- a CDS encoding carbohydrate ABC transporter permease: MSIDTAPDSTRSIVTDAANGGSRGHRAGRSIRKHAPTSFAGIALRTPGWVLTAGLAVIFLYPLVWTAISSVAPRAGTNQVDGWGIGNYLTLANYQAGIWIYLGNSLFVSLLTVALTLAVSLLGGYAFARFRFPGKDVLFLATLAILMVPYATLLIPLYVLLNIVGLSNSLVGVALVLTMFQLPFSTFMMRISFESIPRELDEAAMVDGCSTFGALWRVLIPAVKPGLITIGLFAFLAAWNDFFAPLILINDTNRMTLPLAVANLRVQVQGVVDYGATEAGVVVLALPCILLFLILQRHYVRGFMSGAFKG, from the coding sequence ATGAGCATCGACACCGCACCCGACTCGACGCGGTCGATCGTGACGGATGCCGCGAACGGCGGTTCGCGCGGGCATCGCGCGGGTCGCAGCATCCGCAAGCACGCGCCGACCTCGTTCGCGGGCATCGCCCTGCGCACGCCCGGGTGGGTCCTGACCGCCGGACTCGCCGTGATCTTCCTCTATCCGCTGGTCTGGACGGCGATCTCGTCGGTGGCGCCGCGAGCGGGCACGAACCAGGTCGACGGCTGGGGCATCGGCAACTACCTGACCCTCGCGAACTACCAGGCCGGCATCTGGATTTACCTCGGCAACTCGCTCTTCGTCTCGCTGCTCACGGTGGCGCTCACCCTCGCGGTGTCGCTGCTCGGCGGGTACGCGTTCGCGCGGTTCCGGTTCCCCGGAAAGGACGTGCTGTTCCTCGCGACGCTCGCGATCCTCATGGTGCCGTACGCGACGCTGCTCATCCCGCTCTACGTGCTGCTCAACATCGTGGGCCTGTCGAACTCGCTCGTGGGCGTCGCGCTCGTGCTCACGATGTTCCAGCTGCCGTTCTCGACCTTCATGATGCGCATCTCGTTCGAGTCGATCCCGCGCGAGCTCGATGAGGCCGCGATGGTCGACGGATGCTCCACCTTCGGCGCGCTGTGGCGGGTGCTGATCCCGGCCGTGAAGCCCGGCCTCATCACGATCGGCCTCTTCGCGTTCCTCGCCGCGTGGAACGACTTCTTCGCACCGCTCATCCTCATCAACGACACGAACCGGATGACGCTCCCGCTCGCGGTTGCGAACCTCCGGGTCCAGGTGCAGGGGGTCGTCGACTACGGCGCCACCGAAGCCGGCGTCGTGGTGCTCGCGCTGCCGTGCATCCTCCTCTTCCTGATCCTCCAACGTCACTACGTGCGCGGCTTCATGTCGGGCGCCTTCAAGGGATGA
- the arr gene encoding NAD(+)--rifampin ADP-ribosyltransferase — protein MSQALDDGPFFHGTKADLRIGDLLTAGFRSNYRPEVVMNHIYFTALPDGAGLAAELAAGDGAPRVYAVEPTGPFEDDPNVTDKKFPGNPTRSYRSSAPLRIVGENTDWTRLTPEALQAWRERLAALHADERGEIIN, from the coding sequence GTGAGCCAAGCGCTGGACGATGGGCCGTTCTTTCACGGCACGAAAGCCGATCTCCGGATCGGTGATCTTCTTACTGCGGGCTTCCGGTCGAACTATCGTCCCGAAGTCGTGATGAACCACATCTATTTCACCGCTCTTCCCGACGGTGCCGGACTTGCTGCGGAACTCGCGGCCGGTGACGGTGCCCCGCGCGTCTATGCCGTCGAGCCGACCGGACCGTTTGAGGACGACCCGAACGTGACCGACAAGAAGTTCCCCGGCAACCCCACCCGCTCATACCGCAGCAGTGCGCCACTCAGGATCGTTGGCGAAAACACTGATTGGACGCGACTGACTCCTGAGGCGCTACAGGCGTGGAGAGAACGGCTGGCAGCGCTCCACGCCGACGAGCGAGGCGAGATCATCAACTAA
- a CDS encoding RNA-binding S4 domain-containing protein yields the protein MTNPAPIDDVPIGGEVIRLGQFLKFAGLLDSGGNVKEAIINGYVAVNGEVDRRRGRQLQLGDIVSFDGRRVRVCP from the coding sequence ATGACGAACCCGGCTCCGATCGACGACGTCCCGATCGGCGGTGAGGTCATTCGCCTCGGGCAGTTCCTGAAGTTCGCTGGGCTCCTCGACTCCGGTGGAAACGTGAAAGAGGCCATCATCAATGGCTATGTGGCCGTGAACGGCGAGGTTGATCGCCGACGCGGACGGCAGCTGCAGCTCGGCGACATCGTCAGCTTCGATGGACGCAGGGTCCGTGTCTGCCCGTGA
- a CDS encoding OmpL47-type beta-barrel domain-containing protein, whose product MLVVGVPSEPGGNPVDLRFAATDAHSGVLSTEVRVDEGAWTEVGSEPVRIADVGRTTVSYRSTDAAGNVEDAREVVVEITEPEPPTIELGSGKVAAGGSLGVTGTGFVPGEAVRVGWPQAASCSARCWPMPRVASRASRPDSRSPGGPLGRCVWRRILHVASQARKPTAYRRRLTRRLA is encoded by the coding sequence GTGCTCGTCGTCGGCGTGCCGTCGGAGCCGGGCGGCAATCCCGTCGACCTCCGCTTCGCCGCGACCGACGCGCACTCCGGCGTCCTGAGCACGGAGGTGCGGGTCGACGAGGGGGCCTGGACCGAGGTGGGCTCCGAGCCCGTGCGGATCGCCGACGTCGGAAGGACCACGGTGTCGTATCGATCGACGGATGCCGCGGGCAACGTCGAGGACGCCCGCGAGGTGGTCGTCGAGATCACCGAGCCGGAACCGCCGACGATCGAGCTCGGCAGCGGCAAGGTCGCTGCGGGGGGATCGCTCGGGGTGACGGGCACGGGCTTCGTTCCGGGGGAGGCGGTGCGCGTGGGCTGGCCTCAGGCGGCGTCGTGCTCGGCACGCTGCTGGCCGATGCCGAGGGTCGCGTCGAGGGCGTCGCGACCGGATAGTCGATCGCCCGGCGGGCCACTCGGGCGCTGCGTTTGGCGACGAATACTTCACGTTGCATCCCAGGCGCGTAAGCCAACCGCGTACCGGCGCCGGTTGACGCGCCGCCTCGCATAA